The following nucleotide sequence is from Chelonia mydas isolate rCheMyd1 chromosome 5, rCheMyd1.pri.v2, whole genome shotgun sequence.
AATTGTAATGATTTCTATTGCAGACAAAAATCTAGAAAATGCCGATGAAGCAGCAGAACAGTTCAAATTAATCCAAGCAGCATATGATGTACTGAGTGATCCTCAAGAAAGAGCTTGGTAGGTAATATTTGTCTGCCAGTGGGGCAGAAAAGACAATctaacaaagggcctgattctgtattCCTGTTTTAGGCagaactcccatggaaatcatTTGTGATTTCCTTGTGTTGGTAGTCTGGACTGAGATTTTAGAGGATAATAGCCAGATGAGTTTCCTCTCACTAGTAACGATGTATACGACTGTTAGGTCCCAGGTTTACAGCTACAGAACACATTAGTTGTATTCTTGTAACAAAGAACACTTGAaatcaccttttaaaaattgtgttcCTTGATCgatttgttgtgtttttaaatagcttttgcttCTGGTTCTCTCTCAGGTATGAGTGTCCCAGGTTTATAGTAGCATGCAcccttttttccctccttggATAACTATGAGCTGCTTGCTTCATATGTTTAGCCACTTTTTCAGGAAGCACTATTTCCACTTTTTCACATACTAAAAGAACAAATGGCATACAGTAGCATAAAAGTGGGGAGGGCCTGGAGAATGTGTTTAGAGATCTGTAGAACCTGTAATTCACATTCTTGGAATCCTTAAGAAACATCTTATTCAAACATGTTAGATAATTTTCTCCCAAAAGAATTACAGTAAAAGTAATAGGTATTCCATGAACAACTGGAAGGTCCCCCACTACCTTGGGTTTTCATCTCTGTGATTGTCTTAAGTTATATGTGTTCTTGGTGCTGTTTTATGCTAGGTATGATAACCACAGGGAAGCTCTGCTGAAAGGAGGGGTTGATGGAGAGTATCAAGATGATAGTTTGGATCTGCTGCGCTACTTCACTGTTAACTGTTACTCTGGATATGGTGATGATGAAGAGGTAATGAACTGATTCTCTACTGAGCCAAGttaaaacttcttttaaaaaaaaaaaaaggcgatGGAAGTAAATTGGTGCATTGATACACCATTCTTAAAATTACTGAACATAAGTAGAAAAATGTTTACGGTAAACTTTaaaaaagagggtgggggaggaaaacaTACATTGGATATTTAGTCAGTTTtaaatgtccccttaatcaataTTGCTGTACAATTATATAACAACACTTTATATGTAATACATCCCCAGGCGCTTCGCTTTCACTGGGCAATCCTATTATGCTGAGATGTTTCACAAGTTGGAATGCTTTAGGATATAAAACGCAGCATTATGCCAGTGCTCTGGGGTATGCACTTGCTGCCATTTAACTTCCGGATGGAATTTAAGGTGTTGATGTTGATCTAAAAAGGCCCAAATGGTTTGGAACATGCCTGCTTGAGAGATTGCCCATCTCCCTGTGGTACTGCCATAGCTGCAGTGAGCTGGAACACCCTTAATTTATAATAATGGAACTGCTGGTAGACAGTTCTTGTCTTTGGAATTCTCTCCTGCCTTAGTCCAACACAACTGCCTGGGTCACAATGGACCCAATATTTGTATTAGttgattatgattttttttttaaattttaaaaattggaagggCTCCTAGAGCCTGGCATAATCACTTATTTTGGTATATAAAgtctttattttgacttaaaactGTTACTGTAGAATTTAAATAGTGATCTTTCTCTGAAGTTGATCATTTTAATTCTTTAGTTGCATAGGTGTACAATTAATTCTTCAGTAACAATGGTGTGTATTTCAGGGGTTCTTTGCAGTCTATCGTCaagtttttgaaaatattgcaaaGGAAGAGATGGAATATATATCTCAGGAAGATATTGAAGAATTCCCTACTTTTGGATACTCTCAAAGTGATTATGATAAGGTAAGATATATAATGTTTAGAAGTCTAAACTATTTGTTACACCGTAATATCACTAGGAATTGGGGCTTAATCCATTTCCATTTGAAATCAGaagaaaggctcccattgacattATTGAGAgttgaatctggcccaatgtgtaCATAAAGCCTTCCCTGCCCTACCAAAAGCTCTTATTTAATGCCTTGTGTATACTTAAACCTTTCGCCAATGTACCTATACTGACATAGTTAAGTGTCAAAAcccttagtgtagatgcagttataccagtataaaagtgtTTGTATCAGTATAATTTATTCCTGTTCAGTGAAGTGAAATAGAATACACTGGAAAAAAGCTCCTTATACTGGCATATTTATGTTGGTTAAAAAATCACACCCATTACTGGCTTAGTTATAGCAGTAACGTTTAAAGTGTAGACTAGGCTTAAGAAATAAAAGGATAGAtttaattcttgatgtctgattgaAACCAGCCTTGCCAGTGTTCTGAAGTGCTATGTATTACAGCAAGGAATACCTGAAGATGTGGTAATTATTTATTAACACAAAATACAGtctcttttataatttttcctttttgttaaacCACAATAACAAATATAAAACTTGCTGACTGCATAACACAAAATACCCAAGAGATAGTGGATAACCAACAATTGTGACTCCTGCTGAAAACTCTCCTGCCATCTAAGGCTTTTCATGGTGATACCCCCGCTTTATATTTCCATAATACTCCCAGCTGTTCTGTCATTTCTCACTTCCTCTCCCAGAGGCTGATCCTTTCATTCTGCCATGCCAACTATCTGTAACAACTGAAAATTTCCCTTTGTAAAATTCTTCCCAGAACCTACTAGCATGTTTATGCTGCATTAAAGCAGTAAGCTGGCAATCAGCTCCCTATATAAGCACTTAAGAGCACTGGCCCTAAATACATATTCTAGTCTGTTCCTTCTTGCTTTTATCTCTTTGTAATACTTCCTCTTAAAATTTAAATGATATTATACTCTTAATCAGTTGAGTAATTTgtacatattttgtacaaatccGATGAAAATTAGTATGAAAACagggacaaaatactccagtgaAGTGTGATTTTCAGTAACACTATTTTTACTGTGTATATTAATGTACCTTCTAGCCGCCTGTTCAGAGATGTGTACTCTAAATTGCCCAAGATAATCAAAGTCCTAACACAGATTATTAGAGAAAATTGTTTATGAAAGTCAGTAGAAGTTGGAGACAAATAGCCTGTTACAAACTGGACTGTGATAAGGGGCCTTCAAGGCTGCGGGTAAAGTCATGGGTTGGCATAATGAGTTGAAAATTGTAGAAATGGGAGGAAATGTTTATGGGTGAatcaccaaaatgttttgatggaatgAGGTTGACACATCTTCTTTGACCTTGTTTATCTGGGGTCACTAAATGGAAACTGTGGGAGCCATGGATTAAAGCACAGAATTTTTAACATTGACTGCCAATGCTACCATTTCCTGGGACCTTGAGATCCACCATGACATTGTTGGGCCttcatcctgatcctgaaaggcattctgaccagactgggccagaaaGATGGAACCAGGTGATATGCCGCTTTCAGCAGCCTTGGCTAAAGCTGGTGTGAACCTGGAGTGTGAACCTTGGGTGCCTGTTGTCACCCCATTCCTCTGTCACTGTCCTCCTCCGCcttatttctcctctttcctatCTATCTCTACCTTCTGTTTTCTGAGAGTTGGACTTAGGTGCAGTCTTGGCCAGCTTTCTCAACACTTCTGTGAACCTGTGGCCGGAGAGGCCAGCTAAAAGCAAGGTCTTAAACAGCCCAAAGCTGGTAAGAGTTAGCTAATAAGAGTGGCTAATAAGACCATGTGCTAGGTCTGTGTTTCTCCATCAGCACCGTTGCAAGTGAAAATCAGCACCGGAGACAAgctatatttttttatatttgctatttttttctctccccatgtGAGTCTTTTGTCTTAAAGGAGGAAACAGCATTGGTCTtccaaaagcagcagcaacaatTCAAGACCATTTAAACTAACCTCTTCTTGCTACTTCCGGAAAGGGCAGTGAATACCATCTAAGACTGTCATAGGGAAAAGCCCACTTAAATAACTCTCTCGAGGGAAAAGGAATATTGGAAATTGCCACAATAAAAGGCTTAGTGATTTTCATTTCAGATGCTTAAACTGTGGgaggttttctgttttttgttttttccatctcCTTAAATGGttaaaaagactttttttaatgGTGGTAGTTACAGTGGGAGTTGCCAGCAATATCTTTACAGGAAAACCTGGATGATGCTTAACTGGTTACTATTGTAACAGTGAAGAGGGGTTTTACTACCATCTTATCCCTTGTTGGGCCAAAGACGTACCCCCTTACTGATATCACAGGCCAATggcagctttttaaaattcatttcatATGAACTCGGCTTCAGtaaaattttaaatctttttccacATAGTAAGAAATATCTTGGATTTCTCCAAGGCATGACATCTGGATTTAAAAACTTGTATATGGAACTAATGGCATACATTAGagatggattaaaaattggctcattgacagatctcaaaatgtactTGTTAGTGGGGAGACATCAATGAGTGATGCAGTTTTCTAGCAGAGTCCCtcaaggatcagttcttggttcagtgctattcaatatttttatcaacaaTTTAGATATGAAAtctttggttacatttgcagatgacacagattgGTCGGGTAATAAGTAGCGATGAAGATTGATGACTGTTATGGAGTCATCTGAATCACCTGGTTAAATGGTCCACAgtcaaacaaaatacattttaattcagCTAAATGCAAGATAACACACCAGGGAACAAGAGTGCAGTTTACACCAACAGGGTGGGAAACCGTCTTGGACAGCAGTGACTCAGAAATGCTGAGGCTAAAAGGGCTAgtgtgatccttggatatataaaaaggggaataggGAAATAATCTTGCTTTTCTACATAGTGGTGGGGGTAAGGCCAGTAGTAGGATACTATGTCCAGTGTTGGTGTCTGTGTTTCAAGTGTGTGTAAATACCAGAGAGCGTTCAAAAGAGAACCACAACAATGATCCAGGGTTTGGAGAAAAGAAAGCCTTACGATGTGAAGCTTAAGAAACTCAATCTGTTTACGTTAAGAGAAcatgagaggtgacttgatcactgtgtataggtatatacacacacacaagatatCTGATTAGTGGGAGCTTTTCAataggcataacaagatccagtggctggaagttcaAGTTAAGCAAATTCGATCTTGAACGTAGATGCAATTTTCTACCAGTGAGGGTAGTTAAACAATGGAACAGTTTACCCTGAGAAGTGGTGTATTCAGCACCGCTTGGagtctttaaaatgagattagATATCCATCTAAAAGACCTGCTTTAATCCAGCTTCTGGAAAAAATTATATGGGTTGTGTATATAGGAAGTCAAATGAGATAAGGAGTACAATTACTCCTTCTGGCTTTGGAGTTTGTATATCtatgcataatgacaggtttcagagtagcagctgtattagtttgtattcgcaaaaagaaaaggagtacttgtggcaccttagagactaacaaatttatttgagcataagctttcgtgagaagtgagctatagctcacgaaagcttatgctcaaataaatttgttagtctctaaggtgccacaagtactccttttctttttgtatatctATGAAAATCTAAATAGTCTTTGGTTGCTTTTTTTCAATATGATGTCTTACAACTTTTGCCAATTCCCTTTTTTCCAACAGGTAGTCCATCCTTTTTATGCTTACTGGCAGAGTTTCTGTACTCAAAAGAACTTTGCTTGGAAAGAGGAGTATGACACACGGCAGGCATCAAACCGTTGGGAGAAACGAGCTATGGAGAAAGAGAACAAGAAAACTAGAGACAAAGCAAGAAAAGAGAGGAATGAACTGGTTCGTCAGCTAGTGGCTTTTATTCGTAAAAGAGATAAGAGAGTACAGGCACACAGAAAACTCATAGAGGAACAGAATGCAGAAAAAGCTAGAAAAGCAGAGGAGCTCCGGAGACAGCAAAAACTCAAACAAGCTAAGTATGTAAATATTGAAGGAAGCATTTTTGAAACTGAGAAATAATCATGGGAGATTCATATTGGGTTATATTTTTACCACCTGCAgcttacattgttttaaaaagtaaatgttgGCATTTCTAACTTTTGTCCTTAAGACTGAGATTTGAAGACTGAGCTGCTCATGGCAGAGACAATCCTCCTTGTACCCAACACCTTGTGGGTAGTAAAGAAATATGAAATAAGTTTTAATAATCAGTATTTTATTATTGCTAAAGTCTTCAATGTCAGATAATCCACAAGACAGAGGTAGCAGGTTGGCAGAAGGATGCTGAGGATAAGTGAAGCGGGTGGTGGTGAGAGTTCCATTACTTTTTAAGGGGATCTGTCATTCCTTTATCACAGAGTATCACAGTTGAGGGACATTTTGTATCCGTCATGGTATTGGTGATTAAAAGCCTTTTTTTCATCTCTTTGATTGATGTTTGCAACCATTTTCCTTGGATTTGGACTTTGGCTGTGTGACCTGTACCTTTTCAGTAATCTAGTCTAGAATTCAATGTGCTTTGCATGGGACTATACTTCAAGACCACTTAAAAGCTACACTTGCCCAACTGCTTGGTAGTGTTGTTTTATGACAAATTTACTAACTAGCTTACCATCATGCCAAGAATATCGCACAATATAAACTTCATACCCCAATTTGTTTCTTAAACTTTGGGAACACTTTAGAACATGGTAAATTTTAGCTGTGGAAACAATGTATAGGACTGATTAACGGTTGATTTAACTTGAGAGGAAAGGTGCTTCTCATTCGGTAGTAATCTATACCTCTGAAGGTGAGGCGTTTATTAGCCTGTGATGATTTGTATCAACTCCGAATATCTGCACGTTAACTAAAATTTTTgatattcattttaaatgaaaggaaCAAACTTGCATAAAAGAATGAGCTGTTAAACTCAAACTGCTAGAAGGTaaatttggggaggaggaaaaagccTTTTTGCCCTTCATTCctgacttttctctctctttcttttgtctTTCGCTCCCCACAGCTCAGAAAGAAATACTGTCCCTGGGCTAAAtgcaatatattttgtttatatttcaaGAGTGAAtgaggagcagggggctgggattcTCTCATTGTAAACGCAAATTATATTCTTGGCATAAAAGCCTTGCCGATctggaaagaggcagagaaaggagCTTAAATATTTAACCATTCTTCTTTCCAGAAAATCCAGAGGCCCACTTTCattgtttttggatgtttttaataGAGTGGATTTTTGTTTTCCACTGAAGGTAATGAAGCCCAAGTGGTGGTTTTGCTGCAGGCAAAGAGCTTGAAAATTGAGTGCAGGAGGCATTGGAGTGAAGATCTGAATAGCTGAAGTACAACTGTTGAGGAGTAATTGTACGGTAGTTATATAAATCAGACCGTATTGGCTCAGTTTTCCAGTCCCTACAAAGAAACTGTAATTACTGGTGTGTGTTGCATTTGGTTGAGACAAGACAGCTAGGgggtttcctttttttaaataagtgaacATGACCAAATAATGACCCTTAAATAAAATACTGTTACCACTTAATTTTCTGAAATATAAAAAGTTGTTTTATTCTGCTTAAAGGCTTGGTGAGCAATATAAAGAGCAGAGCTGGATAACTATGTCTGATCTAGAGAGAGAATTGCAGCAGATGGAAGCACAGTATGAAAAGGAATTTGGAGATGGATCTGATGATGAAGAGGAAAAAGAGGAACAGGAGCCAAGAGAAGGAATAGATGGTAAGGGTCTGTTAATATATTTTTGATTTGATACCTATAAAAAGACCTTGCAGTTGCTCCATATTTGTATGTACATAACCATACAGCTGCATTTAAATCCTCAAGGCTTAAGTCTGGATTTGCTGCTGGCATACATCACTCACTTCAATTGAGATATTTAAGGAAAAAGTTTAGTCCCATAGTGTTCTGTTCTCCTTTTGAACACTTATCTTCATGTTAGTAATAGATGCTTATTTGTGGTTTTGCGGGGAAGGAACAAATTATTTAGGGAAAGAGTTCTTATCACTCTGCACACTTCAGTAATCCTAAAGGGCTTGAATGGGCATTGTTGTGTCTTTAATTACTCAGTATCTCCTAAGAATCACTGAGCCaatttccttccccttctcttttcaGATAAACTGAGTGATGAAGCTGAAGATGCTGAATTTTATGATGACTTGTACTGCCCTGCTTGTGACAAATCCTTGAAGACCGAGAAAGCGTAAGTTTTGTTTCTTTGAAAAGCTTGGACACTTTCAGATTCACCTAGGTTATCTGGGCACCCAATATCCATTAAAGTTAATCCATTGTAATGGCGTTTGGGCATCCACATGTTCTAGGTGGCTTTGAAAGTCTCAACCCCTTTTCATTCAAGTAGGTattttttatattagaaattccTACTCTGAACGCTGAAAGGAATTAACCATTGTCATTGATCAGAGACCTTTATatgtaaatgaaacaaaatttgcTTAGAGGAACAATTGCACGATTCATAGAATCTAGTAATTATCTACTGCTCTTCATAGAATGAAGAACCATGAAAAGTCAAAGAAGCACCGAGAGATGGTAGCGCTGTTACGGcaacagctggaggaggaggaggaggaattttcTGTATCTACAGATGACAAAAATGGAGTGAATACCAAAGAAGATGAAGAAATGGAAGAAACACCCAAACAGAAGTACCTTAAAAATAGATTGCTTACACTTACTATAGCATTTGTTAAAGTTAGGATACATAATAGTGGTCTTTATGAGGCTCTAAAATAAGGCCCTGGGATAGGCATATGATCACATCAGGACTCATTTAATTGTACTGCACAAGTTGTTAAAATAGCTGTTTGCACCAAAGTCCCAACAAAAAAGTAGATTTTTAATTATATCACTAGAATAGACTGTTGTAGGACAATGATCTCCCACGACTTATCTTCTGGCTTTATAGAAAGTAAATGTCAAGGCAAAGCAAAGATGTTAATATTTTGAAGGAGGAGACCTTGTTACAGGCAGAGTGTTGGTTGTGTAGGTACAGCATTGTCTGTCAGGCACTATGACTAGCCTAGAAAATTTGTTTGCTTCAGTTAATTGGAAGCTAGTTTATGCAAGAtatagcatatttttaaaagctgtacTATGCTTATGATTAAGCTGGTTTCTGAATGTCCAGTCATTAAGGAACAGGGTTTTCAGATTCAGTTTGAGCAAGAAATCTATAGAGATGTCACTAAATACCCTAAACAGTGCACAAAACAGCGAACTGTTTTCACTTCAGGACTCTGACAGTGTTGTTTTTCTAGCCATGACTTCTTGTTGCATTTGTGATACAAGTGAGATAAGAACCACTGTTACTTAAAATGTGGCATAGAATTATTGGTTTTTGACCTTTTGCCAATATTATATTTTAGGATCTAAAAATGTATTCAACTTTTACCTTTATAGACTctccaagaagaagaaaaagaaacataaaatGATGACGGTATGGAGTTTATGCAAAATCTCTTTCTGTGGCTCTGTTGAAAATCTAAGGAAACTATGTAAGACTTGGTTAGCTATTTGTGGTCTTATGACCTAGCTTTCCAGTAGCCTCAAAAAACTGAGGGGATTAGGAATTCAAGAGACTGGGAAAAGCTGTTAAATTTATTACATCTAATCGACTGGTGTATTTCTCAAtgagtccattgatttcaaagacaCTCTGACTCCATATCTGTTTTAATTTAGATACTTGTATAACCCCCATTattctagtatctgagcacttcacaatcttcgGTGCGTTTATCCtgtcaacacctctgtgaggtagggcagtgctattagtCCCATTTGACAGACAGCCTGTCTGCGCTGTGGTTTTCGATGTGGCTTGCCCGTGGTTACACAGTAAGtctgtggcagtgcagggaactgaactCAAATATCGTAAATCCTAGtctaatgccctaaccactggaccatcctttctctcaacTAGAACAAGTTGCTGCCTTACATTCAGGAAACTGTTGGATGCGTGTTGTTCAGAAAACCATCACTCAACTCTGACAATATGGCCAACTATTGTCCAATATATAATCTTCTATTTTTAAGATTGAGAGGCAGTTCTGAGTGCCAGAAGTGAATTGCTGCTAATCCACTGGCCCCAAGAGAAGCACAGTACTGTGCACTAACCTTGCAAACAGCACTCAGTAATCCACAAAATTCAGTAATCCGTACTGGGCCTTTCCACATCAGTGAAGATTAGTGAGGTTCTCTTGTAGCTCTAGTTTACTTGCAATCTTGGTAAGCTACTTTTGTCTGAGTTTAGTAAAGCAACTAATGTATTGattctccttctctcttctcccagcACCCCTCTTCCACCCAACACAATTCTAATTGTTACCCTTTCAGTGTTTAGAAGGTTGAGAAAATCCTTTATCTGGTTGCCTCAGATCTCCTTGACCCTTGTTGATCAGGGTAACAGTTGcaatgttttggctgaaattttcctgaggcaaacacctggcatggaaaatttcagcccgaaTGCTTAAGTTTGGCAGtcataagcaattgaaaacaaagTTTTCTAATGGGAAGTATCAGGCAACTTTAATAATGGTCCTGATAGAATCACctaataaaaaaattacaaaaaaaaagttagctgTTTCGAtgtatagaatcctagaatatcagggttggaagggacaagATCATTCCATCCTCCCTTCTTTATGCCTTAATGGCTATGTGCTATGGGTTCCGGCAAAGTCTGAGCTGTACTTCTTAGACCTTTGATAAAGACTCTTTGGCTCTCTTCTCTTCATCACAGGCTGATTCTTTCTCAAAATGTCATAGCCAAAACTTCAGTTCTTTTCACCTCACTGCGTCTCTCACAAAACATCAGTGTAAAAACAGACATGCTAGATTTTCGTTGAGGCAAATTGTTTAATTGTTAAATCTGCAATTACTGTACACACAGTTGCCAACTAATTATCTCGAGcaataaatacacattttttctTTGGACAGACGTATGAAGACACTACAGTGGATGCTACAGTTGAACAAAAAGAAGCTGACAGTGCAGACCGGGAGGACAGCATAACAGAagaattggaaaatgttggccAAAGAAATACTGCTTCTGAAAAAGCAAGTGCTGCAGAAGCTGTAGATGAAGTTAATGAACCAAAAAGCGAAGCAAAAAGGTAACAGCATCACTTCGTTGCATTCTTTAGTTTAATAGTCCATGttttaaaggcctgatttttctcACCAGTATAAACTGCAAGCTACTCCATTGAATTTGAGTTATGGCAGAGTAAAACTGGTATAAATTAGAATTGGTTCCTAACTTGGCATTGGGTTTAGATTGCAAATAAATACCCCACACTTAATAAACAACCAGTATCCAGACAAACCTTCTTGTTAACAAACATGGTAATCTTGTAAATaatatttctttgttttgctgttaACAACTGGATTTTATAATGTCTTTACAGGGGAAAGTGGCAGGGGCacaaataggagttaggcacttaactcatgtttgtgccttttaaaaaccTCATTCTATTAACTGTGTAGCAACTTCATGAGTGGTTCTGGGCATTAATTATAACGATATTCTTCATAGTTATCCAAAGTGTCACCACAGTAAGACAGtagttctcagcctttccagactactgtacccctttcaggaatctgatttggcttgcataccccaagtttcacctcacttaaaaactacttgcttacaaaatcagatataaaaatacaaaagaatcaCAGCACAGTTACTGAAAaatttgcttactttctcatttttaccatatgattataaaataaatcgattggaatataaatattgtacttacatttcagtgtataatatatagagaaTAAACAAGTGTGcagttttagtttgtactgactttgctagtgttttttatgtagcctggtggtaaaactaggcaaatatctaggtgacTTGATGTAtccctgaaagacctctgcgtacccccagggggtacatgtactcctggttgagaaccactgcagttgGTTACAGGCAGCAATTTTGTTTATACTAAAGTACTCATTTTTGGCTCCTTCTGTAAAATTAGAACCCTGTTTACCGTCTTAGTTTTTGGCTGGAGTAAGTGGAACAaaagttttaaatgtttaaaaaacaagctTAGTGGAAAAACTGTACAAATCATACATTTATGCATTTCAAATAGTAACTTACGTGAAATATTCCATCAGTAGCAACtatttaacataagaatggccacattgggttagaccaacggtccatctatcCCCGTATCCCGTCTTCTGATGGTGGCCAGTGCCAGTTACTTCAGAGGGAATCAATGGAATAGGCCAATTATTGAGTTATCAATCCCCTCTTGTCCagtaccagcttctggcagtcagaggctttggGTTACCCAGGGTTCGTccgtgaccatcttggctaataactattgatggacctattctccatgaatttacctagttctttttttaatccaggtatacttttggccttcacaatatctgcTGGCTACAAAATCCCCTGGTTGACTACtgtatgtgaagaagtacttccttttgtttgttttaaaccttctgcctattaatattgggtgacccctagttcttgttatgtgaaggggtaaataagacTTCtttattcgctttctccacactattcatgattttgtagactgtcatatccccccttagtcacctctttttttgaagctgaacag
It contains:
- the DNAJC21 gene encoding dnaJ homolog subfamily C member 21, with the translated sequence MKCHYEVLGLARDASDEELKRAYRRLALRWHPDKNLENADEAAEQFKLIQAAYDVLSDPQERAWYDNHREALLKGGVDGEYQDDSLDLLRYFTVNCYSGYGDDEEGFFAVYRQVFENIAKEEMEYISQEDIEEFPTFGYSQSDYDKVVHPFYAYWQSFCTQKNFAWKEEYDTRQASNRWEKRAMEKENKKTRDKARKERNELVRQLVAFIRKRDKRVQAHRKLIEEQNAEKARKAEELRRQQKLKQAKLGEQYKEQSWITMSDLERELQQMEAQYEKEFGDGSDDEEEKEEQEPREGIDDKLSDEAEDAEFYDDLYCPACDKSLKTEKAMKNHEKSKKHREMVALLRQQLEEEEEEFSVSTDDKNGVNTKEDEEMEETPKQKLSKKKKKKHKMMTTYEDTTVDATVEQKEADSADREDSITEELENVGQRNTASEKASAAEAVDEVNEPKSEAKSIPKPKGKRAKDTKKSVKVTSELQDKNEDIPIHCITCNCEFQSRNKLFEHLKATGHAKAMQAPAVNGAGNSRSKKEKRKNR